ACTCGCGTAGACGACGCGACGGACGATATCGGCATGGGTCTTCGACGCCTCGAAGACATTCAGGGTGCCGATCACGTTGACCGTGGCGCCCTTGATGGGATCGGCCTTGCACACGGGCACCTGCAGCCCGGCCAGGTGGATGATGCGGGACGCGCCGGTTTCACCGACCACCCGCGTGAAATGGGTGCCGTCGGCGATGTCGCCCTCGATGAACCGGACCCGGGCGATCTGCTCGGCGTCCATGATCAACGCCATGCGGGCGGTGTGTTCCACCAGGTCGTAGATGGCGACATCGTGTCCGTCGTCGACCAGGTTCTTCACGATCCACGAACCGATGCAACCATATCCGCCGGTGAGCAGATACTGCATGAAAAGGGTCCTTTTTCTGCGGGGCGCAGGGGCCAAAAATCATGGGCCGAAAAACCTCGTCCATGGTATGGCGCGCAAGGCTCGGTGTCAAGAGAATCAGCCGCGTTCCCACAGGCCGGTCTGCGGTTCCCAGGCGGCCTGCCGGCAACCTGCTCGAGGTCTGTCCCGCGGCCTGCCGGCAGCCTGTGCTCGACCTGTCACGCAAGCCCGTCCGCGGTCTGCCGGCAGCCGTTTTAGTCCTTGATCGGACCCCGCCGGGCCGATACATTGTGCCCATCCCGGAACGACCGGTTATCGACCGGTGTGAGACCGGCCATCGACCTACGACACACCGGTGATCGACCGGTAAGTCCAGCGAATTCCATCCCCTCAAGCGACCCGTCAAATGAGCGTACGCCAGCGGTCTCCCGCGCCGTCCGGAAAGCCGGATGCCCATCCTCCCGGTGCGGGTGCTCCCGCGCGGCATGGGGGCCTGGCGTCGGGCATGACGCTCCGGGCGGTGGGTCTGGGCCTGGGACTGTCCGTGCTCATGGCGTGGTGGGTGGTGCATTCCGCCTTCGAAGCCCACTCCTCCTACCTTTCCATCACCCACATGCCCATGGCGGCGCTCTTCCCCTTCATGCT
The sequence above is a segment of the Gemmatimonadota bacterium genome. Coding sequences within it:
- a CDS encoding GDP-mannose 4,6-dehydratase, with translation MQYLLTGGYGCIGSWIVKNLVDDGHDVAIYDLVEHTARMALIMDAEQIARVRFIEGDIADGTHFTRVVGETGASRIIHLAGLQVPVCKADPIKGATVNVIGTLNVFEASKTHADIVRRVVYASSAAVYGMEDDYDAGPVGNDAVLRPVTHYGVFKQNVLYPRAPDAGLHIDYPL